The following coding sequences lie in one Spirosoma sp. KUDC1026 genomic window:
- a CDS encoding LEA type 2 family protein, whose translation MKKGWMIALGVVLLLIVAIATYVWYTGTQQENGAYYGTLKPRLEMSTVDITNIDDDQIDMMMKLLVDNPLPVGFKASKLRYTVYIARTPVVEEIYEKPIEVKSGDSTVIALPAKLLISKLNTVLKTLEEKGIDSTTYGVRAVFDLDVPVLGERTFTQSFETKRPTIYVPKIKVEDVDFGKLGLKQTDVAAKVNVQNKNVFPLTIADTRYTVSIDGKEIADGYQPDPIRIKQQATTPVVFPVTVKPGQTLGLLPKMLFDKKDTPFTVTFHCKLISKDGDPSFNESKMNATIRGTLADFKKD comes from the coding sequence ATGAAAAAGGGATGGATGATTGCACTTGGGGTGGTACTACTGCTAATAGTTGCCATTGCTACGTATGTCTGGTACACGGGAACCCAGCAGGAGAATGGGGCGTATTACGGTACACTGAAGCCCCGGCTGGAAATGAGTACGGTCGATATTACAAATATTGACGACGATCAGATTGATATGATGATGAAGCTGCTGGTGGACAATCCGCTGCCGGTTGGCTTTAAAGCCAGCAAACTACGCTATACGGTCTACATCGCCCGAACGCCTGTTGTTGAAGAAATCTATGAGAAACCCATTGAGGTAAAGTCGGGTGACAGTACGGTGATTGCATTACCCGCTAAGCTGCTCATCAGTAAGCTGAATACGGTGCTGAAAACGCTCGAAGAAAAAGGCATTGATAGTACAACCTACGGCGTTCGGGCGGTGTTCGATCTGGATGTACCGGTTCTGGGCGAACGAACGTTTACGCAGTCGTTCGAGACAAAGCGCCCCACGATCTACGTACCCAAAATCAAGGTGGAAGACGTTGATTTTGGTAAGCTGGGTCTCAAACAGACGGATGTGGCGGCCAAGGTGAATGTGCAGAACAAGAACGTTTTTCCGCTGACAATAGCCGATACGCGATACACCGTTTCCATTGACGGTAAAGAGATTGCCGATGGCTACCAGCCCGATCCAATCCGGATCAAACAGCAGGCGACAACGCCCGTCGTTTTTCCGGTAACAGTGAAGCCCGGCCAGACACTGGGCCTGCTTCCCAAGATGCTGTTCGACAAAAAGGATACTCCGTTTACGGTCACGTTCCACTGCAAACTCATCAGCAAGGACGGTGATCCGTCATTCAACGAAAGCAAGATGAACGCAACCATCCGCGGGACGCTGGCCGATTTTAAGAAAGATTAG
- a CDS encoding META domain-containing protein encodes MRAFLFCLLVLAVACRRPSSQLRATLTPTDSAKLLKSTKLASYDELPDYSGHLMAGNQLIAMGYDPDWSLIVNPSRNQVRFRFSPTDSVVSQVPERLADSDGSFRYNAAVGDDQLRILFALDSCIDKRSGKRMDYRVEISFRSKTYSGCGVSLQRLALLQDNWVLTALGDTPVKATGSRNELPRLELSLTEGRVTGTTGCNRMSGPVRADTRRIRFGPIITTRMACLGDGGQLESAFVKALDAPLTYQVGDRKLIFFRGDESVMTFRKVD; translated from the coding sequence ATGCGCGCTTTTTTATTTTGTCTGCTGGTTCTTGCCGTGGCCTGCCGACGCCCGTCCTCACAACTCCGGGCAACATTAACCCCAACCGACTCGGCCAAACTGCTCAAGAGTACGAAGCTGGCTTCTTATGACGAGTTACCCGACTACAGCGGCCATCTGATGGCAGGCAATCAGCTTATAGCTATGGGCTACGACCCCGACTGGTCACTGATCGTTAACCCCTCCCGCAACCAGGTTCGGTTCCGGTTCTCACCAACCGATTCGGTCGTCAGCCAGGTGCCAGAACGACTGGCCGATTCAGATGGCTCGTTCCGGTACAACGCGGCCGTGGGTGACGATCAGCTCCGGATTTTGTTTGCGCTCGATAGCTGTATCGACAAGCGCTCGGGCAAGCGGATGGATTACCGCGTGGAAATCAGCTTCCGCTCGAAAACGTATTCGGGTTGTGGGGTTTCTCTCCAGCGCCTGGCCTTGTTGCAGGATAACTGGGTGCTGACCGCGCTGGGCGATACCCCCGTAAAAGCGACTGGCTCCCGCAATGAACTGCCCCGCCTGGAACTTTCCCTAACCGAAGGACGCGTAACGGGCACTACGGGTTGTAACCGCATGAGTGGTCCCGTCCGGGCCGACACCCGGCGTATTCGTTTTGGTCCTATCATAACGACCCGCATGGCCTGCCTGGGTGATGGCGGCCAGTTGGAAAGCGCGTTTGTCAAAGCGCTTGATGCCCCCCTGACGTATCAGGTGGGTGATCGAAAACTGATTTTCTTCCGGGGAGACGAGTCAGTGATGACGTTTAGGAAAGTAGATTAA
- a CDS encoding GLPGLI family protein has translation MKKIFLFLCLLSGLPSMAQKTEGKTEGIVTYVRKEYWLKISNRLTFLSQEQKDRMAQTWKNFEEDNKGIKMKLAFSPNESLYTYNSDEPEEGGYSWRKSEFYLYRNFEQDKKTDIIEMLGRTYSVEDSLHSPRWKIGNQIKEVAGYVCMKAETEDPIKKQKITAWFAQDIPVSAGPERINGLPGLILELDIDDGAVTIEAINVTFRPLTPADLKLPKLKTRKINDVAYDGLIDKHIKEQTTAHQNPYWEIRY, from the coding sequence ATGAAAAAAATCTTTTTATTCCTGTGTCTGCTGAGTGGTCTACCGTCGATGGCACAGAAGACCGAGGGTAAAACCGAGGGTATCGTTACGTACGTTCGGAAGGAGTACTGGCTGAAAATTTCCAATCGACTGACGTTCCTGAGCCAGGAGCAGAAAGACCGGATGGCGCAGACCTGGAAGAATTTCGAGGAAGATAATAAAGGCATAAAAATGAAACTGGCCTTTAGTCCGAACGAAAGTCTGTACACCTACAATAGTGATGAGCCCGAAGAGGGGGGGTACTCCTGGCGTAAATCCGAATTTTATCTATACCGGAACTTTGAGCAGGATAAGAAAACGGATATCATTGAAATGCTAGGTCGGACGTACTCCGTCGAGGATTCACTGCATTCCCCCCGCTGGAAAATAGGCAATCAGATCAAAGAAGTGGCCGGTTACGTCTGCATGAAAGCCGAAACCGAAGACCCGATCAAGAAGCAGAAAATAACGGCCTGGTTCGCGCAGGACATTCCCGTTTCGGCGGGGCCGGAGCGAATTAATGGCTTACCGGGCTTGATTCTGGAACTGGACATTGACGATGGTGCCGTAACGATCGAAGCCATTAACGTAACGTTCCGCCCGCTGACTCCCGCTGATCTGAAACTGCCTAAACTGAAAACGCGCAAAATCAATGATGTGGCCTATGATGGACTGATCGATAAGCACATCAAAGAACAAACCACCGCTCACCAGAATCCATATTGGGAGATTCGGTACTAG
- a CDS encoding MFS transporter, whose amino-acid sequence MDLTINRSRLFNASCFAIITTAMAFAIRAGVLTQLGTEFNLNAKELGYVNQMAFLGFPIAMIFGGPLYNALGPKRIVWFAFAAHIIGLVTTITASGFWSLLISTFFVGFGNGMAEAACNPMVTDMFSGSQKTKMLNRLHMWFPGGIVIGSLVSKFMTEAGLGWQLQIGSILIPALIYAFMFFAQSFPDSKVEGAASTGENLKAMVSPLYLFMLACMAITAISEFGPEQWIDPIMRNAGANPMIILALVTGLMAVGRYFAGPIIHRLNPTGVLWGSSIMATIGIYLMSQATGSMVYFSAIVFAIGVCYFWPTMLGFVAEYIPKAGAFGLSIMGGMGMFATSIFQPVIGGWLDQEAAKRGLTAETADLATGQATLGHMIVFPLILIVAFAILFFVMRNRKAVDESVSLEQPQL is encoded by the coding sequence ATGGACTTAACCATTAATCGTTCGCGGCTGTTTAATGCCAGTTGCTTTGCGATCATTACCACCGCCATGGCCTTTGCTATTCGGGCGGGTGTACTGACACAGCTCGGTACCGAGTTCAACCTGAACGCGAAAGAGCTGGGCTACGTCAACCAGATGGCGTTTCTGGGTTTTCCCATCGCCATGATCTTCGGTGGTCCGCTGTATAACGCACTGGGGCCTAAACGAATCGTCTGGTTTGCCTTCGCGGCTCACATTATTGGTCTGGTAACGACCATTACGGCCAGCGGCTTCTGGAGTCTGCTGATCTCGACCTTCTTCGTTGGTTTTGGTAACGGGATGGCCGAAGCCGCCTGTAATCCAATGGTCACAGATATGTTCAGCGGCAGTCAGAAAACCAAAATGCTGAACCGCCTGCACATGTGGTTCCCTGGTGGTATCGTAATTGGTAGCCTGGTATCGAAATTTATGACCGAAGCTGGCCTTGGCTGGCAGTTGCAAATCGGCTCAATCCTGATTCCAGCTCTGATTTATGCGTTTATGTTCTTTGCGCAGTCGTTTCCTGACAGCAAAGTAGAAGGAGCCGCATCGACGGGCGAAAACCTGAAAGCGATGGTGTCTCCCCTTTATCTGTTTATGCTGGCCTGCATGGCCATTACGGCCATTTCGGAGTTTGGCCCAGAGCAGTGGATCGATCCTATCATGCGTAACGCGGGAGCTAACCCAATGATCATTCTGGCGCTGGTAACGGGTCTGATGGCCGTTGGTCGGTACTTTGCCGGTCCGATCATTCATCGGCTAAACCCAACGGGCGTTCTCTGGGGTTCGTCGATCATGGCCACCATCGGTATCTATCTGATGAGCCAGGCAACGGGCAGCATGGTCTACTTCTCAGCCATTGTCTTCGCCATTGGCGTTTGTTACTTCTGGCCAACCATGCTGGGTTTCGTGGCCGAATACATTCCGAAAGCCGGTGCCTTCGGTCTGTCGATCATGGGCGGTATGGGCATGTTCGCGACGTCGATCTTCCAACCCGTTATCGGCGGCTGGCTGGATCAGGAAGCCGCTAAACGCGGTCTGACCGCCGAAACGGCTGATCTGGCAACGGGTCAGGCAACGCTCGGCCACATGATCGTCTTCCCGCTTATCCTGATTGTTGCTTTCGCAATTCTGTTCTTCGTCATGCGGAATCGGAAAGCGGTCGATGAGAGCGTATCGCTTGAGCAGCCACAGCTATAA
- a CDS encoding ThuA domain-containing protein gives MKHLRLSSQALLLAGMLASTVPGWAQTPARKSTASTSAKATTQPAVALNRVLVFSKTAGFRHASIPAGKRALMKLGQENGFAVDTTEDASKFTDENLKRYSAVVWLSTTGNVLNDPQQAAFERYIQAGGGYMGIHAAADTEYDWPWYNQLVGAYFLSHPKQQNVNIDVVDKNHPSTKMLPDVWKRFDELYNYKSFAKGIKVLAKLDESSYQGGANGNDHPFIWYRDFDGGKTFYTGGGHTDESYAEPLFVQHLLAGLKSVMTNELKYSQVKTQPFPEENRFTKDVLVSTLDEPTELAVLDNGKVLFAERKGDVKVYNPTTKTTKIAARIPVHSEREYGLMGLNIDPKFEQNKWVYLYYSPTKPDTAQRLVRMKYDDARDTLLLNTEQVLLRIPVDRIGGQDDCCHTGGSIAWDKQGNLYLSTGDDSNPFASKGFSPSDDRPGRTKWTALRSSSNTNDLRGKIIRIKPRDTEGYDIPDGNLFPKGTQGARPEIYTMGHRNPYRISIDQRTGYLYWGEVGPDAGENNEKYGPRGYDEVNQARKPGYYGWPLFVADNKPYRQFNFADSTSGPANDPAKPINYSRLNTGLRELPPAQKAYIYYPYADSPEFGPIVGKGGRNAMGGPVYYYDDYPADSKVKFPQHYDGKFFAYDWMRDWIHPVTMTPEGDFVKMEEFMPGTKYSHPMDMQFAKDGSLYVLEYGANWFARNADARLSRITYNAGNRKPVAEASVSKAVGAAPLAVKFDSKGTMDYDGDALTYEWTFGQGLPKSKQANPTITFTKPGVYHPVLKVTDAAGNVTTKELEVKVGNETPKVDVALKGNKTFYFVDKPVQYEAKVSDKEDGSLAKGISPEDVTVTVDYLEGFDKTILAQGHQMNTSFSTGRRLMDLSDCKACHSIDKKSVGPAYIDVAKKYKGNNRAVSQLAQKIIKGGGGVWGEQAMSAHPQLKVDEAETIVQYILSLADEKSANRQPLAGNYVPAKQKKDGSYIFTATYTDRGNGVIGPITGSKSVALRSPVLKATSADAKQDIYQYDIPKLGPAAIGLKSGSFVAFDDLDMTGIQGLSANVFNASDQTAGGKLEARLDSPTGTLLGQADVKTGTMGPVNIAFQQPVSGMHKLYFVFVNPSAGPKALFALDKIQFMQSAGGDSGQGK, from the coding sequence ATGAAACATTTACGGCTATCCTCCCAGGCTTTGTTACTGGCAGGCATGCTGGCGAGTACTGTGCCCGGCTGGGCGCAGACACCGGCCCGAAAAAGTACGGCCAGTACGTCAGCAAAAGCTACTACGCAGCCAGCCGTTGCGCTGAATCGTGTACTGGTTTTTTCCAAGACAGCAGGGTTTCGTCACGCGTCTATTCCGGCAGGGAAACGCGCGCTGATGAAGTTAGGTCAGGAAAACGGTTTCGCTGTTGATACTACCGAGGATGCCTCGAAGTTCACGGATGAAAACCTCAAGCGCTACAGCGCCGTTGTCTGGCTGAGCACCACCGGTAACGTTCTGAACGACCCACAGCAGGCTGCCTTTGAGCGTTACATCCAAGCGGGTGGCGGTTATATGGGAATTCACGCTGCGGCTGACACCGAGTACGACTGGCCCTGGTACAACCAGCTTGTTGGTGCTTATTTCCTCAGCCATCCCAAACAGCAGAACGTCAACATCGACGTAGTGGACAAAAACCACCCGTCGACCAAGATGCTACCCGATGTTTGGAAGCGGTTCGACGAGTTGTATAACTACAAGAGTTTCGCCAAAGGCATCAAAGTCCTGGCGAAACTGGACGAAAGCTCGTACCAGGGGGGGGCCAACGGCAACGATCACCCCTTCATATGGTACCGGGATTTTGACGGCGGTAAAACGTTCTACACGGGGGGTGGTCACACCGACGAGTCCTACGCGGAGCCCCTGTTTGTGCAACACCTGCTGGCGGGTCTGAAATCGGTAATGACCAATGAGCTGAAATACAGCCAGGTCAAAACGCAGCCATTTCCGGAAGAAAACCGCTTCACAAAAGACGTACTGGTTTCTACGCTGGACGAGCCTACCGAGCTCGCCGTTCTGGACAATGGCAAAGTGCTGTTTGCTGAGCGGAAAGGCGACGTTAAGGTTTATAACCCAACGACGAAGACGACCAAGATAGCGGCCCGTATTCCGGTTCACTCCGAGCGCGAATACGGCCTGATGGGCTTGAATATCGATCCCAAGTTTGAGCAGAACAAATGGGTGTATCTATACTACTCGCCAACGAAACCCGATACGGCCCAGCGGCTGGTTCGAATGAAATACGATGATGCGCGCGATACGTTGCTGCTAAACACGGAGCAGGTGTTGTTACGTATTCCGGTTGATCGTATTGGTGGACAGGACGATTGCTGCCATACGGGCGGCTCGATTGCCTGGGATAAGCAGGGGAACCTGTACCTCTCCACGGGAGATGATTCGAATCCATTCGCGTCCAAAGGTTTTTCGCCCAGCGATGACCGGCCCGGCCGCACCAAATGGACAGCGTTACGTAGTTCGAGCAACACCAATGACCTCCGGGGAAAGATCATCCGGATCAAACCCCGTGATACCGAAGGCTACGACATTCCGGACGGTAACCTGTTCCCCAAAGGAACGCAGGGCGCCCGGCCTGAGATCTATACCATGGGGCACCGCAATCCCTACCGGATTTCAATTGACCAGCGCACCGGCTATCTATACTGGGGCGAAGTAGGTCCCGACGCCGGTGAGAATAATGAGAAATACGGCCCCCGCGGTTATGATGAGGTAAACCAGGCCCGGAAACCCGGCTACTACGGCTGGCCGCTGTTCGTGGCCGACAACAAGCCATATCGCCAGTTCAACTTCGCCGACAGCACGTCGGGTCCAGCCAATGATCCGGCGAAACCAATTAACTATTCAAGGCTGAATACGGGTCTGCGCGAGTTGCCCCCGGCTCAGAAAGCCTACATCTATTACCCTTACGCTGATTCGCCCGAGTTTGGCCCAATCGTTGGTAAAGGTGGACGTAATGCCATGGGTGGACCCGTTTATTACTACGATGATTACCCTGCCGATTCGAAAGTAAAATTCCCGCAGCACTACGACGGTAAGTTCTTTGCCTACGACTGGATGCGCGACTGGATTCATCCGGTTACGATGACCCCCGAAGGTGATTTCGTGAAGATGGAAGAGTTTATGCCAGGCACGAAATATAGCCACCCCATGGACATGCAGTTTGCCAAAGACGGCTCGCTGTACGTACTGGAATACGGTGCCAACTGGTTCGCCCGGAACGCCGACGCTCGCCTATCGCGTATTACTTACAACGCTGGAAACCGTAAGCCCGTTGCCGAAGCATCGGTTAGCAAAGCCGTTGGTGCGGCTCCACTAGCTGTGAAGTTCGACAGCAAAGGCACGATGGACTACGACGGCGACGCGTTGACGTACGAATGGACATTCGGGCAGGGCTTACCGAAAAGCAAGCAGGCTAACCCAACCATTACGTTCACCAAACCGGGCGTTTACCATCCTGTGCTGAAAGTGACGGATGCGGCAGGTAACGTAACGACGAAAGAACTGGAGGTGAAGGTCGGTAACGAAACGCCTAAAGTGGACGTAGCGCTGAAGGGCAACAAGACGTTCTACTTTGTCGACAAGCCGGTTCAGTACGAAGCGAAAGTAAGCGACAAGGAAGACGGATCGTTGGCAAAAGGCATCAGCCCTGAAGACGTGACGGTGACTGTCGATTATCTGGAAGGGTTCGATAAAACGATTCTGGCGCAGGGCCATCAGATGAACACCAGTTTCTCGACTGGCAGACGGCTGATGGACCTGTCGGATTGTAAAGCCTGTCACTCGATCGATAAGAAATCAGTGGGACCGGCTTACATCGACGTAGCGAAGAAGTACAAAGGCAATAACCGCGCGGTGAGCCAGCTGGCGCAGAAAATCATCAAAGGTGGTGGCGGTGTCTGGGGCGAACAGGCCATGAGCGCCCACCCACAGTTGAAAGTTGACGAAGCTGAAACCATCGTACAGTACATCCTGTCGCTGGCCGACGAGAAATCTGCAAACCGCCAGCCATTGGCAGGCAACTATGTTCCGGCCAAGCAGAAGAAAGACGGCTCGTATATCTTCACGGCAACCTATACCGACCGGGGTAACGGCGTTATTGGACCTATCACGGGTTCAAAATCGGTAGCTCTGCGGTCTCCGGTTCTGAAAGCTACCTCGGCTGATGCCAAGCAAGATATTTACCAGTACGACATTCCGAAGCTTGGACCCGCTGCCATTGGTCTGAAATCGGGTAGTTTCGTTGCCTTCGACGATCTGGACATGACCGGTATTCAGGGCCTGTCGGCAAATGTGTTCAACGCCAGCGATCAGACGGCGGGTGGCAAACTCGAAGCCCGGCTCGACTCGCCTACCGGTACGTTACTGGGCCAGGCCGATGTAAAAACAGGCACTATGGGCCCCGTGAACATCGCCTTCCAGCAACCGGTCAGTGGTATGCACAAGCTCTATTTCGTTTTTGTTAACCCAAGCGCTGGCCCCAAAGCTCTGTTTGCCCTGGACAAAATCCAGTTCATGCAGTCAGCCGGTGGCGACTCCGGGCAGGGGAAATGA